Within the Gemmatimonadetes bacterium SCN 70-22 genome, the region TGCTCCACCCCCGCCGCCGTCAGCTTGTCCGTGATCATGCCGACGCTCTCGAGCGGAACGCCGGTGAACGCCGGCACCCAGGTCGGCGCGGTCGCCCAGCGCGCGAGCCCGAAGATCGCGATGGCCGCAACGACACCCACGGCGAGGATGGCAGCGCGGCGTTCACCGCCTACGCGCTCGACCATGGGTTGCAGGATCGATGGCATCGATCAACCCTGCATGGTGACGAGGGTCCGATAGGCTTCGACCGCCTTGTTGCGGAGCTGCACGAGCATCTCGAGCGCGATGCTCGCCTCTTCCGTCGCCGCCATGACGCGGTGCAGCTCCACCGGCTCGCCACGGACGAACCGTTCCTGGAGCTCCCGCGCGCCGTCCTGCGTCGCCGTCACCTCGGAGAGGGCGCGCTTGAGCGTGTCGCCGAAGGAGCTGTCGTTCGTGCCCGCCACGGCGCCGCGCCTTCCACGTTCGCCTGCGGTGTCGATGCCGGGGGGACGCTGCGTCCCGATCCCCGGCGCGCCGCCGGTGCCGGCGCGAATCGGTGCCGTCATCGATCACCCCCTGATGTCGAGACGCATCCCGCGGAGGTTCGACGTCGGCGTCTGCCCCTCCAGCGCGCGCCCGTACGTGAGCGGCCCCATCGCACCGAGCCGCGCGAAGTGCGCGCGCTCCTCCGCCGAAAGCACCATCCAGAGCTGCGGATCGGTGCCCGGGGGGGGCTCGACCGGCAGCGCCTCCGGCGTCGTGGCGGGGGCGAGGAGGCGCGGCTGCGACGTGGGCGCCGCGCCCCCGGCGCGTTGCGCCTGCCCCGCATTCCCCGTGGAGACTGTCCCGTTGCCCGGAGCGCCCGACTCGAGCGCCTCGCGTGGCGCGGGAGCGCCCGCCGGGCGCAGCAAGGGTGCGTAGGAGAGACCGTTGACCATGATTCAGCGCGGACCGTTGGGAGACACGACGGGCGATCAGATGTCGAGCGTGCGGCGCAGCATCTGCTTGCTGGCCTGGAAGACGGTGGCGTTGGCCTCGTACAGGCGCCGCGCCTCCATGAGCGTCACCATTTCCTCGGTGATGTTCACGTTCGGCATGCGCACGTAGCCGTTCGCGTCCGCATCCGGATGTCCGGGGTCGAAGACGAGCGCGCCCTCGCGCATGTCCTCGACGACGCCGGTCACGTCGACGCCGCCGGCGTCGTCGCGCCCGATGGCGGGCACGCTCGGCAGTGCGAACGCCACCGTCCCGTCGCGCGTGACGATGCCGCGCGGAAAGGGATCGGGGGCATCGGGCGTCCCCGTCTCGGAGATCCCCCCCATCCCCACCGCGGCCGCGGCGACGAGGGCACCTTCACGCGTCGCTGCGCCCAATCCCCCAGGCGGCACGAGCGGCGGCAGCGCCGGCACGCCGGGAGCGAACGCGGGCGCCGCGGCGGGAGCGAGCTCCGCGACGCGGCGACGATAGGGACCGCCGTCCGGCGTGCGAGTCGTCTCGGCGTTCGCGATGTTCTGCGCGGTGATCTCCATGCGGAAGCGCTGCGCCGACAGTCCGCTGCCGGCAACGGCCAGCGTGCGGAACATGGCGCGGGGCAACGAGGAAAGGTTGCCCTGTCGTGGCATCGCGGGGAGAAGCGGGAGGAAACCGGAGGTCTGCCGTGGCATCGCGTGGATTCTCAGCGCGTATCGCGCATGGAGGTGCGGATCTGCTGGTAGACCTTCTCCAGCAGCTTCGCGCTCGCCTCGAACCGGAGCTGTTCGTCGGCGAGGGCGACCATCTCCTGCTCGATGTCCACCCCCTGGCCGCCCTTCGCCCCGCTCGCATCACCCAACGCGAACCCGTCGCCGTTGAGCGACGCCTGCGCGACCCGCGACGCGATCTGCCG harbors:
- a CDS encoding flagellar hook-basal body complex protein FliE; this translates as MTAPIRAGTGGAPGIGTQRPPGIDTAGERGRRGAVAGTNDSSFGDTLKRALSEVTATQDGARELQERFVRGEPVELHRVMAATEEASIALEMLVQLRNKAVEAYRTLVTMQG
- a CDS encoding flagellar basal body rod protein FlgC, whose translation is MFRTLAVAGSGLSAQRFRMEITAQNIANAETTRTPDGGPYRRRVAELAPAAAPAFAPGVPALPPLVPPGGLGAATREGALVAAAAVGMGGISETGTPDAPDPFPRGIVTRDGTVAFALPSVPAIGRDDAGGVDVTGVVEDMREGALVFDPGHPDADANGYVRMPNVNITEEMVTLMEARRLYEANATVFQASKQMLRRTLDI